One Cupriavidus pauculus genomic window, AAGAGCTGATCCTGCAGGGTCGCGTGTCCGTCAACGGACTGCCCGCGCATATCGGCCAGCGCATTCTGCCGACCGATCAGGTGCGCGTGAACGGCAAGCTGATCCATCGCAAGATCTCGACGAAGCCGCCGCGCGTGCTGCTGTATCACAAGCCCGCGGGCGAGATCGTCAGCCAGTCCGATCCGGAAGGCCGTCCGACCGTGTTCGACAGCCTGCCGCGCATCAAGACCGGCAAGTGGGTGGCCGTGGGTCGCCTCGACTTCAATACCGAAGGCCTGCTGATCTTCACGACGTCCGGCGACATCGCCAACCGCTTCATGCATCCGCGCTACGGCGTGGAGCGCGAGTACGCGGTGCGCACGCTGGGCGAGCTCGGCGAGTCCGATCGCCAGCGCCTGCTGCATGGCATCGAGCTCGACGACGGCGAGGCCAACTTCCTGCGTATCGCGGACGGCGGCGGCGAAGGCGTGAACCAGTGGTATCACGTGGCGCTGACCGAAGGCCGTAACCGCGAAGTGCGCCGCATGTTCGAGGCCGTCGGCCTGACCGTGTCGCGCCTGATCCGGACGCGCTACGGCCAGTTCCTGCTGCCGCGCGGCCTCAAGCGCGGCCGCTGGCAGGAGCTGGAAGCCGCGGACGTGCGCACGCTCATGGCCGGCATCGGCCTGAAGGCGCCTGCCAAGGGCGAGCAGCAGCCGAAGGGCGCCAGCAAGGTGAGCGGCCGCAAGGCGCGCACCGAAGCCGCGATCGCCGGCATGCCGATGCCGACGGGCATGGATGGCCTGCCGCGCTTCGAGAAGAGCGGTCCGCGTGGCGGCAGTGGCGCCGGCCGCGGTCAGCCCGATCCGATGCAGACCTCGATGGGCTACATCCCGACCGGCCCCGCGCCGCTGACGTCGCATACGACCAAGTTCGGCGGCGGCCAGGGTGGCCTGCGCGGCGGTCAGGGCGGTATGCGCGGCGGTCAGGGCGGCATGCGCGGTGGCATGGGCGGCGGCGGTGGCGGCACCGGTGGCGGTCTCGGTGGCGGCCGTGGCGGCCGCTCGCAGCCGCCGCGCCGCGGTGGCGGCGATGTGAATGGCAATGTGATGCCGAAGGCCGCGAAGGGTGGTAACGGCGGTGGCAACGGCGGCGGAAATGGCGCCGGCGGTGGCGCGGGCGGCAACAATCGTCGTCAGCGTGGCCGCGGCGGTCACGGCGGCGGCGGCCATGGCGGCAATCGCTGAGCAGCTTGCCGCACGCGGCGCCCGCGAGGGTGTCGCGTGTCGCCCGGGGCCTCGGCCCCTGGCGCGCGGCGTCCAGCAGGCTTTTGCCTTTTGGACATAATCCGCGTATAATCAAAGTCTATTCAAAGTGTCATCCTCCACGTGAGGGTGGGCGAATGATGGGCATTGCGCCCATTTTTTTTTGGTTCGCCCGCTTCAAAAATTTGAAGGTTCTTACTCGGGATTACAGTGCATCTGGCAGATTTGATCGAAACCACCCTGAACGGCATGGGCTACGAATTGGTGGATCTTGAGCGTGCCCCGGCTGGACTACTGCGTGTTTTTATCGATCAGCCGGATACCGGTATCGTCATCGAGGACTGCGAAAAGGTCAGTCGGCAGCTCACGCACGTCTTGACGGTCGAAAATATCGACTACGAGCGCCTGGAAGTCTCCTCGCCGGGGCTGGACCGGCCGCTGAAGAAGCTGGCCGACTATGTCCGCTTCGCCGGTGCCGAAGCGCGCGTCACGCTGCGCCTGCCTGTCAACGGCCAGAAAAATTTCGTCGGCATCCTGCGGGAGCCCACGGGTGAGGCCGGGGCCGAGAAGGTTGGCCTGGAATTCGAAGGCAAGGACGGCCCGGCACTGCTGGAATTCGCCATATCCGATGTCGACCGCGCACGGCTCGTGCCGGTGTTCGACTTCAAAGGAAATCAAAGAAAAGGGAACAAGCAATGAGCCGCGAAGTTCTGTTGCTCGTCGATGCGCTCGCGCGTGAAAAGAACGTCGACAAGGATGTGGTATTTGGCGCGCTGGAAGCGGCACTCGCTTCCGCGACCAAGAAGCGTTTCGAGGAAGATGTCGATATTCGTGTCGCGATCGACCGTGAATCGGGTGAGCACGAGACGTTCCGCCGCTGGCTGGTCGTTCCCGACGAACAAGGCCTGCAGGAGCCGGACAAGCAGATCCTGCTGTTCGAAGCCCGTGAGCAGAATGCCGACGCGCAGCTCGACGATTTCGTCGAGGAGCAGATCGAGTCCGTGGAATTTGGCCGTATCGGCGCGCAGGCTGCCAAGCAGGTGATCCTGCAGCGCATCCGCGATGCCGAGCGCGAGCAGATCCTGAACGACTACCTCGATCGCGGCGAGAAGGTGATGACCGGTACGGTCAAGCGTGCCGACAAGAAGGGTCTGATCGTCGAGTCGGGCCGCGTCGAGGCGCTGCTGGCACGTGACCAGATCATTCCGAAGGAAAACCTGCGCACCGGCGACCGTGTGCGCGCGTATATCCTCAATGTGGACCGCGCCGCGCGTGGCCCGCAGATCGAACTCTCGCGCACGGCGCCCGAGTTCCTGATCAAGCTGTTCGAGAACGAAGTGCCCGAGATGGAACAGGGCCTGCTCGAGATCAAGGCTGCCGCACGGGATCCGGGCGTTCGCGCGAAGATCGCAGTCGTGGCGCACGACAAGCGCATCGATCCGATCGGTACCTGCGTGGGCGTGCGTGGCACGCGCGTGACGGCGGTGCGCAACGAGATCGGCGGCGAGGCGGTGGACATCGTGCTGTGGTCGGAAGATCCGGCGCAGTTCGTGATCGGCGCCCTGGCGCCGGCGCAGGTCCAGTCGATCGTGGTCGATGAGGAAAAGCACAGCATGGACGTGGTGGTGGACGAGGAAAACCTCGCCGTCGCCATTGGCCGCAGCGGTCAGAACGTACGCCTGGCGTCGGAGCTGACCGGCTGGCAGATCAACATCATGACGCAGGAAGAATCGGCGCAGAAGCAGGCCGAGGAAAGCGAAGTGGTGCGCAAGCTGTTCATGGCCAAGCTGGACGTGGACGAGGAAGTGGCGGACATCCTGATCGAGGAAGGCTTCTCGACACTTGAGGAAGTCGCTTACGTCCCCATCAATGAAATGATGGAGATCGAAGCGTTCGACGAGGACACCGTCAACGAGCTGCGCAACCGCGCACGCGATGCGCTGCTGACGATGGAACTGGCCCGGGAAGAAAAGGTGGAAGAGGTGTCGCAGGATCTGCGCTCCCTCGAAGGCCTGACTCCCGAGCTGATCGGCAAACTGGCCGAAGGCAATATCCACACGCGCGACGACCTGGCCGAACTGGCCGTCGACGAGCTGGTCGAGATGATCGGTGTGAGCGAGGACGATGCCCGCGCGCTGATCATGAAGGCACGGGAACATTGGTTCAACTGAGGGACACGGCCGGGACGTGTTCCGGCCGCGCGCTTTCCGCAACAAACTGTCCCGACGTAGAAACCAAGTATTGAAAGGGTTTGAATGGCAAGCACAACAGTTGCCCAACTGGCCGCAGAACTGAGCCGCAGCGCAGCTGCCCTGCTGGAACAATTGCAGGCAGCTGGGGTGGGCAAGGCGACGCCTGAAGACATCATCACCGAATCGGACAAGACCCGGCTGCTCGACTACCTCAAGCGGTCGCATGGTCAGGCCGATGACAGCGCGCGGAAGAAAATCACGCTGACGAAGCGTGAGACGTCCGAGATCCGCCAGGCCGACTCCACCGGCAAGACTCGCACCGTGCAGGTCGAGGTGCGCAAGAAGCGCGTCCTGATTAAGCGCGACGAGTCCTCGGCCGATACGCATGGCGATGGCGGCGATTCGCAGGAATCCGCGGCCGAACAGGCACGCCTCGAGGAAGAGGAGCGCCGCCAGCAGGAAGAACAGCTGGCGCGCCAGGAAGCCGAGCTCAAGGCGCGCCGCGAGGCCGCCGAGCGCGAGGAAGCCGAGCGCCGCGCGAAGCAGGAAGCTCTGGAGGCCGAACAGCGCCGCCAGGCCGAATTGCTGGCCGCCAAGGCGGAGGAAGAAGCCGCGGCAGCACGTGCCGTGGCGGACGCCGCCGAGGAAGCCGCGCGCACGAAGGCCGAGGAAGACAAGACGCGCCTGGCCGCCGAACGCGTGGAAGCGCAGAAGGCCGCCGACAATGCGAAGGCTGCCGCGGATACCGCGCGCGCCGAGCAGCAGGATGCCGCACGCCGCCGCCGCGAAGCCGCGGAAGCGGAAGCGCGCGCGATCCAGCAAATGCTCAATGCGCCCGCACGTGTGCTGAAGGCACCGTCCGAGCGCAAGGCCGAGGAAAAGAAGGCCGAGCAGACCGGTACGCTGCACAAGCCTGTGAAGGCGCCCGGCACCGAAGTCAAGAAGGACGAGAAGAAGGCGCCGGCCACGGCGGGCGCTACCACGACCACGACCACCACGGACAAGAAGGGCAAGGTCGTCAAGGCCGGTACTTCCTCGACGTGGCAGGACGAAGGTTCGCGCAAGAAGGGCAGCGGCCTGAAGACGCGCGGCGATTCGTCGGGTGGCGTCGGCGGCTGGCGCGGCGGTCCGCGTGGCCGCGGCGGCAAGCATCATGCCGACGAGCGCAGCAACTTCCAGGCGCCGACCGAACCGGTGGTGCGTGAAGTGCACGTGCCGGAAACCATTTCCGTGGCCGATCTGGCGCACAAGATGGCGGTGAAGGCGTCCGAGGTCATCAAGCAGATGATGAAGCTCGGCCAGATGGTGACCATCAACCAGGTGCTGGACCAGGAAACCGCCATGATCGTGGTGGAAGAAATGGGCCACAAGGCGTTTGCCGCCAAGCTGGACGATCCGGAAGCGCTGCTCGACATCGGTGGTGAGGAACACACCGACGCCGAACTGCTGCCGCGTCCGCCGGTGGTGACCGTGATGGGTCACGTTGACCACGGCAAGACCTCGCTGCTCGACTACATCCGCCGCACGAAGGTTGCCGCGGGCGAAGCGGGCGGTATCACGCAGCATATCGGTGCCTACCACGTGGAAACCGAGCGCGGCGTGATCACGTTCCTGGACACCCCGGGTCACGAGGCCTTCACGGCCATGCGTGCACGCGGTGCGAAGGCAACCGATATCGTGATTCTGGTGGTGGCCGCCGACGACGGCGTGATGCCGCAGACGAAGGAAGCCATCGCCCACGCGAAGGCGGCCGGCGTGCCCATCGTGGTGGCGATCAACAAGATCGACAAGCCCGAGGCGAACCCGGACCGCGTGAAGCAGGAACTCGTGGCCGAGCAGGTGCTGCCGGAAGAGTACGGTGGCGACTCGCCGTTCGTGCCCGTGTCCGCAAAGACCGGTTTCGGTATCGACGATCTGCTGGAGCAGGTGCTGCTGCAGGCCGAAGTGCTGGAACTGAAGGCACCGGTCGATGCGCCGGCCAAGGGTCTCGTGGTGGAAGCCCAGCTCGACAAGGGCAAGGGTCCGATCGCAACGATCCTGGTGACGAGCGGCACGCTCAAGCGCGGCGACGTCGTGCTGGCCGGCAGTGCTTATGGCCGTGTCCGCGCGATGCTCGACGAGAACAGCAAGCCCGCGAAGGAAGCGGGTCCGTCGATCCCGGTGGAAATCCAGGGTCTGTCGGAAGTGCCCGCCGCGGGCGAGGAAGTGCTGGTGCTGCCGGACGAGCGCAAGGCGCGTGAAATCGCACTGTTCCGTCAGGGCAAGTTCCGCGACGTGAAGCTGGCCAAGCAGCAGGCGGCCAAGCTCGAGACGATGCTGGAGCAGATGAGCGAAGGCGAAGTCCAGTCGCTGCCGCTGATCGTGAAGGCCGACGTGCAGGGTTCGCAGGAAGCACTGGTGCAATCGCTGCAGAAGCTGTCCACG contains:
- the rluB gene encoding 23S rRNA pseudouridine(2605) synthase RluB gives rise to the protein MQHPIVNILSDSVDQDVRQPDDAGAPDASGTDGAPRRKGLRRGLRNLVASRRQSAQDREPGRAEGGEGDASGAGSDAAAAAPREPRARGRRKPAAPVAAAGEGADGDQAVAGEGGDGGAQAQPQGQPGGGNRKRRQQPQRKAALVDGEARPAAGNAQGKRGKGGSRGQGGQQGNQQGNPGGQKAGGRGERAERGDRKGERAGGAGRGGKGGQGAQGGQGSELLVKSPAKAAAGAEDLFKFVISEQYDQEDMVVPRTKAKPVRELSAEDDAPKLHKVLAEGGLGSRREMEELILQGRVSVNGLPAHIGQRILPTDQVRVNGKLIHRKISTKPPRVLLYHKPAGEIVSQSDPEGRPTVFDSLPRIKTGKWVAVGRLDFNTEGLLIFTTSGDIANRFMHPRYGVEREYAVRTLGELGESDRQRLLHGIELDDGEANFLRIADGGGEGVNQWYHVALTEGRNREVRRMFEAVGLTVSRLIRTRYGQFLLPRGLKRGRWQELEAADVRTLMAGIGLKAPAKGEQQPKGASKVSGRKARTEAAIAGMPMPTGMDGLPRFEKSGPRGGSGAGRGQPDPMQTSMGYIPTGPAPLTSHTTKFGGGQGGLRGGQGGMRGGQGGMRGGMGGGGGGTGGGLGGGRGGRSQPPRRGGGDVNGNVMPKAAKGGNGGGNGGGNGAGGGAGGNNRRQRGRGGHGGGGHGGNR
- the rimP gene encoding ribosome maturation factor RimP, with amino-acid sequence MHLADLIETTLNGMGYELVDLERAPAGLLRVFIDQPDTGIVIEDCEKVSRQLTHVLTVENIDYERLEVSSPGLDRPLKKLADYVRFAGAEARVTLRLPVNGQKNFVGILREPTGEAGAEKVGLEFEGKDGPALLEFAISDVDRARLVPVFDFKGNQRKGNKQ
- the nusA gene encoding transcription termination factor NusA, which gives rise to MSREVLLLVDALAREKNVDKDVVFGALEAALASATKKRFEEDVDIRVAIDRESGEHETFRRWLVVPDEQGLQEPDKQILLFEAREQNADAQLDDFVEEQIESVEFGRIGAQAAKQVILQRIRDAEREQILNDYLDRGEKVMTGTVKRADKKGLIVESGRVEALLARDQIIPKENLRTGDRVRAYILNVDRAARGPQIELSRTAPEFLIKLFENEVPEMEQGLLEIKAAARDPGVRAKIAVVAHDKRIDPIGTCVGVRGTRVTAVRNEIGGEAVDIVLWSEDPAQFVIGALAPAQVQSIVVDEEKHSMDVVVDEENLAVAIGRSGQNVRLASELTGWQINIMTQEESAQKQAEESEVVRKLFMAKLDVDEEVADILIEEGFSTLEEVAYVPINEMMEIEAFDEDTVNELRNRARDALLTMELAREEKVEEVSQDLRSLEGLTPELIGKLAEGNIHTRDDLAELAVDELVEMIGVSEDDARALIMKAREHWFN
- the infB gene encoding translation initiation factor IF-2 → MASTTVAQLAAELSRSAAALLEQLQAAGVGKATPEDIITESDKTRLLDYLKRSHGQADDSARKKITLTKRETSEIRQADSTGKTRTVQVEVRKKRVLIKRDESSADTHGDGGDSQESAAEQARLEEEERRQQEEQLARQEAELKARREAAEREEAERRAKQEALEAEQRRQAELLAAKAEEEAAAARAVADAAEEAARTKAEEDKTRLAAERVEAQKAADNAKAAADTARAEQQDAARRRREAAEAEARAIQQMLNAPARVLKAPSERKAEEKKAEQTGTLHKPVKAPGTEVKKDEKKAPATAGATTTTTTTDKKGKVVKAGTSSTWQDEGSRKKGSGLKTRGDSSGGVGGWRGGPRGRGGKHHADERSNFQAPTEPVVREVHVPETISVADLAHKMAVKASEVIKQMMKLGQMVTINQVLDQETAMIVVEEMGHKAFAAKLDDPEALLDIGGEEHTDAELLPRPPVVTVMGHVDHGKTSLLDYIRRTKVAAGEAGGITQHIGAYHVETERGVITFLDTPGHEAFTAMRARGAKATDIVILVVAADDGVMPQTKEAIAHAKAAGVPIVVAINKIDKPEANPDRVKQELVAEQVLPEEYGGDSPFVPVSAKTGFGIDDLLEQVLLQAEVLELKAPVDAPAKGLVVEAQLDKGKGPIATILVTSGTLKRGDVVLAGSAYGRVRAMLDENSKPAKEAGPSIPVEIQGLSEVPAAGEEVLVLPDERKAREIALFRQGKFRDVKLAKQQAAKLETMLEQMSEGEVQSLPLIVKADVQGSQEALVQSLQKLSTDEVRVQIVHGGVGGISESDVNLATASKAVIIGFNVRADAGARKLAEHNGIDIRYYNIIYDAVDEIKAAMSGMLAPEKRETTIGQVEVRQVFRVPKIGAVAGCMVTDGMVKRNSLVRVLRNNVVIHSGELDSLKRFKDDVREVKQGFECGLSIKNFNDVQEGDQLEVYEITEVARTL